A single region of the Raphanus sativus cultivar WK10039 chromosome 1, ASM80110v3, whole genome shotgun sequence genome encodes:
- the LOC108863409 gene encoding uncharacterized protein At4g04980-like isoform X2 → MSVRMCKAEPANWQASLRSNMTKQDVKRSPVSPSSSNKASKSSLVNQKTLLQPVKGQASLTSSKTKEDVKPSLVSPSSSFNASRSPLMSQKTSLQPVKGKTSLTSNKAKQDVKPSLLSPSSSIKASRSPLVSQETSRRVASSAKEIKDAHKEITKNSSSSKGKRNFILTVELRKKIITFRGIIDLPLLTGHLSITTLVTRTMEDLHELCPDIVDSSRLLDIKHAADTDELLDQFYNALKSIGDSWIDDHEWIIKSKYRKSNSLKKNLSDRLAEKVIAALDGLIKDMNERLNMTEINEESKKVTTPESITPSKSARKQPIRPSNVGDVAISVSNFPRNLRMQALVKLSPIDVKRLSIQKSMCQDEAQSNNGANDNDKESVKEKQKSVTERMEKTEKAKEAILEKQDSVKSCSKGSEKSESVPESLALTTHSVNATLPPPQKLPIAAAKGPAAPPPPPLVAAAPLPPPPGAASLLPPPPPLVAAAPLPPPPGAASLLPPPPLPMAPGKGPGAPQPPPLPMAPGAPAPPFQMAPGKGPGAPPPPPPLRLGAKKATSKLKRSKQLGELFRFLRGKIEGKDTKTRSGGAGGSKVGTPTGGKQGMAEALAEITKKSAYFQQIEADVEMYMKAINELKTEISSFKSKDMAELQKFHLYIESVLEKLTDETKVLARCEDFPETKLEAIRMAAALYSKLQGMIKVLKNWEIESPAEKLFDRTERYFAKIRKEIDSLEQTKVEEEKKFKKHNIHFDFGLLIQIKELMVDISSGCMELALKEKREAKIASESRQGKQCRIKNKTIGCAKKLWRAFQFAFGVYTFAGGQDERADKITRELGNEIELILDNQ, encoded by the exons ATGAGTGTGAGAATGTGTAAAGCTGag CCTGCAAACTGGCAAGCATCACTTAGGAGTAATATGACCAAACAAGATGTAAAACGTTCTCCGGTTTCTCCATCATCCTCGAACAAGGCGTCTAAATCTTCCTTAGTGAACCAAAAAACATTGCTACAGCCTGTAAAAGGGCAAGCATCACTTACAAGTAGTAAGACCAAAGAAGATGTTAAACCCTCTTTGGTTTCTCCATCATCATCGTTCAACGCGTCTAGATCTCCATTAATGAGCCAAAAGACTTCGTTACAGCCTGTCAAAGGGAAGACATCACTTACAAGTAATAAGGCCAAACAAGATGTTAAACCTTCTTTGCTTTCTCCATCATCATCCATCAAGGCCTCTAGATCTCCACTCGTTAGCCAAGAAACTTCAAGACGTGTTGCTTCGTCGGCTAAAGAGATAAAAGATGCTCACAAAGAAATAACCAAGAACTCAAGTTCGAGCAAAGGGAAAAGAAATTTCATTCTTACGGTCGAACTTCGAAAGAAGATTATCACATTTAGGGGCATCATTGACCTTCCTCTTCTCACCGGTCATCTTTCCATAACCACT CTGGTGACGCGTACGATGGAAGATCTCCATGAGCTATGTCCTGATATCGTCGACAGCTCGCGTCTGTTGGATATAAAACATGCTGCAGATACAGATGAG TTGCTTGACCAATTTTACAACGCTTTGAAATCAATTGGAGATTCATGGATAGATGACCATGAATGGATCATCAAATCCAAGTATAGGAAAAGTAATAGCCTTAAGAAGAATCTATCTGATCGACTTG CTGAAAAGGTGATAGCTGCATTAGATGGACTGATAAAGGACATGAATGAGAGGCTCAATATGACAGAGATCAATGAAGAGAGTAAAAAGGTTACTACTCCAGAGAGTATAACACCATCAAAATCAGCCAGGAAGCAACCGATCAGGCCGAGTAATGTTGGAGACGTTGCAATTTCTGTTTCAAACTTCCCAAGAAACTTGAGAATGCAAGCGCTTGTAAAACTGAGTCCTATCGATGTGAAGCGACTCAGTATCCAAAAGAGTATGTGCCAGGATGAAGCTCAGAGCAATAATGGTGCTAATGATAATGATAAAGAGAGTGTAAAGGAGAAGCAGAAGAGTGTAACAGAGAGGATGGAGAAGACGGAAAAAGCAAAAGAAGCAATCCTTGAGAAACAAGATAGTGTTAAAAGCTGCTCAAAGGGCTCAGAGAAGTCTGAATCTGTCCCTGAATCTTTGGCTCTGACTACTCATTCAGTGAATGCTACACTACCGCCCCCACAGAAACTTCCAATAGCTGCTGCAAAAGGACCAGCTGCGCCACCTCCTCCACCTCTAGTGGCGGCAGCACCCCTGCCTCCACCACCAGGGGCTGCATCACTATTgcctccacctccacctctAGTGGCCGCAGCACCCTTGCCTCCACCACCAGGGGCTGCATCACTATTGCCTCCACCTCCACTTCCAATGGCTCCAGGAAAAGGACCAG GTGcaccacaaccaccaccacTTCCAATGGCTCCAGGTGCACCAGCACCACCATTTCAAATGGCTCCAGGAAAAGGACCAGGGGCTCCCCCACCACCACCGCCACTTCGCTTGGGAGCCAAGAAAGCAACTAGCAAACTGAAGAGATCAAAACAACTAGGGGAACTCTTCAGATTCCTGAGGGGGAAAATCGAAGGTAAGGATACAAAAACAAGATCCGGTGGCGCTGGAGGAAGCAAAGTCGGGACTCCAACCGGGGGAAAGCAAGGAATGGCTGAAGCTCTTGCTGAGATAacaaagaa GTCAGCTTATTTTCAGCAAATAGAAGCGGATGTGGAGATGTATATGAAAGCTATCAATGAGCTGAAAACAGAGATCTCCAGCTTCAAGAGCAAGGACATGGCAGAGCTTCAGAAGTTCCACCTGTATATAGAATCAGTTCTTGAGAAACTAACAGATGAAACAAAG GTTCTAGCGAGATGTGAAGATTTCCCGGAGACTAAACTTGAAGCGATAAGAATGGCTGCTGCCTTGTACTCCAAGCTTCAGGGTATGATCAAAGTGCTCAAGAACTGGGAGATTGAGTCTCCTGCTGAAAAACTTTTCGATAGGACTGAACGTTACTTTGCAAAG ATCAGAAAAGAGATTGACAGTCTAGAGCAGACCaaagtagaagaagaaaagaagttCAAGAAACATAACATCCATTTCGACTTCGGTTTACTTATTCAGATCAAGGAATTAATGGTTGACATCTCATCAGGCTGCATGGAACTGGCACTAAAG GAGAAGAGAGAAGCAAAGATTGCATCAGAATCACGCCAAGGAAAGCAGTGCAGAATCAAGAACAAGACTATAGGATGCGCAAAAAAGCTGTGGAGGGCATTTCAGTTTGCGTTCGGAGTTTACACATTTGCTGGTGGACAAGACGAGCGAGCTGATAAGATTACCAGAGAGTTGGGTAATGAGATCGAACTCATCCTCGACAACCAATGA
- the LOC108860917 gene encoding serine carboxypeptidase-like 31 isoform X2 has translation MDYHTKNISTWLISLWFTTLLILLPVVICTRQHRFDSPKQKSLLANERDLVTDLPGQPDVSFRHYAGYVSVDESNGRTMFYWFFEAMDLPKEKPLVLWLNGGPGCSSVGYGATQEIGPFLVDANENGLKFNPYAWNKEANMLFLESPVGVGFSYSNTTSDYQKLDDDFTGRDAFTFLCNWFEKFPEHKGNTFYIAGESYAGKYVPELAEVVYDNNNKNNGSSLHINLKGILLGNPETSDAEDWRGWVDYAWSHAVISDETHRIITRTCNFSSDNTWSDDECSEAVDEVQKQYDEIDIYSLYTSVCVGDSARSSYLDSAQFKTNYHTSSKRRVPPRRLGGYDPCLDDYARTFYNRADVQKSLHASDGVNLKDWRICNMEIFHNWTYTKPSVLPIYEKLIAGGLRIWVYSGDTDGRVPVLATRYSLSALELPIKTVWRPWYHEKQVSGWLQEYEGLTFATFRGAGHAVPSFKPSSSLAFFSAFLTGIPPPQSR, from the exons ATGGATTATCACACCAAAAACATATCTACTTGGTTAATCTCTTTGTGGTTTACCACTCTCTTAATATTACTCCCGGTGGTTATATGTACTAGACAACACCGGTTTGATAGCCCGAAACAAAAAAGCTTGTTGGCCAACGAGCGAGATCTGGTGACAGATTTGCCTGGACAGCCTGATGTGAGTTTCAGACATTACGCCGGTTATGTCTCTGTCGACGAATCAAACGGAAGAACTATGTTTTATTGGTTCTTCGAGGCCATGGATCTTCCCAAAGAGAAACCTCTAGTTCTCTGGCTTAATGGAg GTCCAGGTTGTTCTTCTGTGGGATATGGAGCAACACAAGAAATTGGTCCCTTTCTCGTGGACGCCAATGAAAATGGACTTAAATTTAATCCATACGCATGGAATAAAg AGGCCAACATGCTGTTTTTAGAATCTCCCGTCGGTGTTGGCTTTTCGTATTCAAACACAACTAGCGATTATCAAAAACTTGACGATGACTTTACAGGCAG AGACGCATTCACTTTTCTTTGCAACTGGTTCGAGAAATTCCCAGAACACAAAGGAAATACGTTCTACATCGCAGGCGAAAGCTACGCAG GAAAATACGTACCAGAGCTAGCAGAGGTCGTGTACGATAACAATAACAAGAACAATGGTTCATCGCTTCACATCAACCTTAAGGGTATTTTG CTTGGGAATCCTGAGACATCAGATGCAGAAGATTGGAGAGGTTGGGTGGATTACGCATGGAGCCATGCGGTTATATCTGATGAGACGCATAGAATCATAACCAGGACTTGCAATTTCAGCAGCGACAATACTTGGAGCGACGATGAGTGCTCCGAAGCCGTAGACGAAGTTCAAAAGCAGTACGACGAGATCGATATCTATAGCCTTTATACATCGGTTTGTGTAGGAGATTCTGCCCGATCCTCTTACTTGGATTCTGCACAATTCAAGACAAATTATCACACCAGCTCCAAGAGGAGG GTTCCACCAAGGCGCTTGGGTGGATATGACCCATGCTTAGACGATTACGCTAGAACATTCTACAATAGAGCAGATGTTCAGAAGTCTCTTCATGCGAGTGATGGAGTTAATCTCAAGGACTGGAGGATTTGCAA CATGGAGATCTTTCATAACTGGACTTATACAAAGCCCTCGGTTTTGCCTATATACGAGAAACTGATCGCCGGGGGATTAAGAATATGGGTTTACAG TGGTGACACAGACGGAAGAGTTCCGGTACTCGCGACAAGGTATAGCTTAAGCGCACTCGAATTACCAATCAAGACAGTTTGGAGGCCTTGGTACCATGAGAAACAG GTAAGTGGATGGCTCCAAGAATACGAAGGTCTAACGTTTGCTACGTTCAGAGGAGCTGGACATGCTGTGCCTTCCTTCAAACCAAGCAGCTCTCTTGCCTTTTTCTCGGCCTTTCTCACCGGAATTCCTCCGCCGCAGTCACGGTAG
- the LOC108863409 gene encoding uncharacterized protein At4g04980-like isoform X3: MGVFINKKKEEDDTNVKECEEVCNYLQIELVTRTMEDLHELCPDIVDSSRLLDIKHAADTDELLDQFYNALKSIGDSWIDDHEWIIKSKYRKSNSLKKNLSDRLAEKVIAALDGLIKDMNERLNMTEINEESKKVTTPESITPSKSARKQPIRPSNVGDVAISVSNFPRNLRMQALVKLSPIDVKRLSIQKSMCQDEAQSNNGANDNDKESVKEKQKSVTERMEKTEKAKEAILEKQDSVKSCSKGSEKSESVPESLALTTHSVNATLPPPQKLPIAAAKGPAAPPPPPLVAAAPLPPPPGAASLLPPPPPLVAAAPLPPPPGAASLLPPPPLPMAPGKGPGAPAPPPLQMAPGKGPGAPQPPPLPMAPGAPAPPFQMAPGKGPGAPPPPPPLRLGAKKATSKLKRSKQLGELFRFLRGKIEGKDTKTRSGGAGGSKVGTPTGGKQGMAEALAEITKKSAYFQQIEADVEMYMKAINELKTEISSFKSKDMAELQKFHLYIESVLEKLTDETKVLARCEDFPETKLEAIRMAAALYSKLQGMIKVLKNWEIESPAEKLFDRTERYFAKIRKEIDSLEQTKVEEEKKFKKHNIHFDFGLLIQIKELMVDISSGCMELALKEKREAKIASESRQGKQCRIKNKTIGCAKKLWRAFQFAFGVYTFAGGQDERADKITRELGNEIELILDNQ, encoded by the exons ATGGGagtttttattaacaaaaaaaaagaagaagatgatactaACGTAAAAGAATGTGAAGAAGTTTGTAACTATCTACAAATCGAA CTGGTGACGCGTACGATGGAAGATCTCCATGAGCTATGTCCTGATATCGTCGACAGCTCGCGTCTGTTGGATATAAAACATGCTGCAGATACAGATGAG TTGCTTGACCAATTTTACAACGCTTTGAAATCAATTGGAGATTCATGGATAGATGACCATGAATGGATCATCAAATCCAAGTATAGGAAAAGTAATAGCCTTAAGAAGAATCTATCTGATCGACTTG CTGAAAAGGTGATAGCTGCATTAGATGGACTGATAAAGGACATGAATGAGAGGCTCAATATGACAGAGATCAATGAAGAGAGTAAAAAGGTTACTACTCCAGAGAGTATAACACCATCAAAATCAGCCAGGAAGCAACCGATCAGGCCGAGTAATGTTGGAGACGTTGCAATTTCTGTTTCAAACTTCCCAAGAAACTTGAGAATGCAAGCGCTTGTAAAACTGAGTCCTATCGATGTGAAGCGACTCAGTATCCAAAAGAGTATGTGCCAGGATGAAGCTCAGAGCAATAATGGTGCTAATGATAATGATAAAGAGAGTGTAAAGGAGAAGCAGAAGAGTGTAACAGAGAGGATGGAGAAGACGGAAAAAGCAAAAGAAGCAATCCTTGAGAAACAAGATAGTGTTAAAAGCTGCTCAAAGGGCTCAGAGAAGTCTGAATCTGTCCCTGAATCTTTGGCTCTGACTACTCATTCAGTGAATGCTACACTACCGCCCCCACAGAAACTTCCAATAGCTGCTGCAAAAGGACCAGCTGCGCCACCTCCTCCACCTCTAGTGGCGGCAGCACCCCTGCCTCCACCACCAGGGGCTGCATCACTATTgcctccacctccacctctAGTGGCCGCAGCACCCTTGCCTCCACCACCAGGGGCTGCATCACTATTGCCTCCACCTCCACTTCCAATGGCTCCAGGAAAAGGACCAGGCGCACCAGCACCACCACCACTTCAAATGGCTCCAGGAAAAGGACCAGGTGcaccacaaccaccaccacTTCCAATGGCTCCAGGTGCACCAGCACCACCATTTCAAATGGCTCCAGGAAAAGGACCAGGGGCTCCCCCACCACCACCGCCACTTCGCTTGGGAGCCAAGAAAGCAACTAGCAAACTGAAGAGATCAAAACAACTAGGGGAACTCTTCAGATTCCTGAGGGGGAAAATCGAAGGTAAGGATACAAAAACAAGATCCGGTGGCGCTGGAGGAAGCAAAGTCGGGACTCCAACCGGGGGAAAGCAAGGAATGGCTGAAGCTCTTGCTGAGATAacaaagaa GTCAGCTTATTTTCAGCAAATAGAAGCGGATGTGGAGATGTATATGAAAGCTATCAATGAGCTGAAAACAGAGATCTCCAGCTTCAAGAGCAAGGACATGGCAGAGCTTCAGAAGTTCCACCTGTATATAGAATCAGTTCTTGAGAAACTAACAGATGAAACAAAG GTTCTAGCGAGATGTGAAGATTTCCCGGAGACTAAACTTGAAGCGATAAGAATGGCTGCTGCCTTGTACTCCAAGCTTCAGGGTATGATCAAAGTGCTCAAGAACTGGGAGATTGAGTCTCCTGCTGAAAAACTTTTCGATAGGACTGAACGTTACTTTGCAAAG ATCAGAAAAGAGATTGACAGTCTAGAGCAGACCaaagtagaagaagaaaagaagttCAAGAAACATAACATCCATTTCGACTTCGGTTTACTTATTCAGATCAAGGAATTAATGGTTGACATCTCATCAGGCTGCATGGAACTGGCACTAAAG GAGAAGAGAGAAGCAAAGATTGCATCAGAATCACGCCAAGGAAAGCAGTGCAGAATCAAGAACAAGACTATAGGATGCGCAAAAAAGCTGTGGAGGGCATTTCAGTTTGCGTTCGGAGTTTACACATTTGCTGGTGGACAAGACGAGCGAGCTGATAAGATTACCAGAGAGTTGGGTAATGAGATCGAACTCATCCTCGACAACCAATGA
- the LOC108860917 gene encoding serine carboxypeptidase-like 31 isoform X1 codes for MDYHTKNISTWLISLWFTTLLILLPVVICTRQHRFDSPKQKSLLANERDLVTDLPGQPDVSFRHYAGYVSVDESNGRTMFYWFFEAMDLPKEKPLVLWLNGGPGCSSVGYGATQEIGPFLVDANENGLKFNPYAWNKEANMLFLESPVGVGFSYSNTTSDYQKLDDDFTGRDAFTFLCNWFEKFPEHKGNTFYIAGESYAGKYVPELAEVVYDNNNKNNGSSLHINLKGILLGNPETSDAEDWRGWVDYAWSHAVISDETHRIITRTCNFSSDNTWSDDECSEAVDEVQKQYDEIDIYSLYTSVCVGDSARSSYLDSAQFKTNYHTSSKRRVPPRRLGGYDPCLDDYARTFYNRADVQKSLHASDGVNLKDWRICNMEIFHNWTYTKPSVLPIYEKLIAGGLRIWVYSGDTDGRVPVLATRYSLSALELPIKTVWRPWYHEKQVSGWLQEYEGLTFATFRGAGHAVPSFKPSSSLAFFSAFLTGIPPPQSRLSAPAPCSCFRSRA; via the exons ATGGATTATCACACCAAAAACATATCTACTTGGTTAATCTCTTTGTGGTTTACCACTCTCTTAATATTACTCCCGGTGGTTATATGTACTAGACAACACCGGTTTGATAGCCCGAAACAAAAAAGCTTGTTGGCCAACGAGCGAGATCTGGTGACAGATTTGCCTGGACAGCCTGATGTGAGTTTCAGACATTACGCCGGTTATGTCTCTGTCGACGAATCAAACGGAAGAACTATGTTTTATTGGTTCTTCGAGGCCATGGATCTTCCCAAAGAGAAACCTCTAGTTCTCTGGCTTAATGGAg GTCCAGGTTGTTCTTCTGTGGGATATGGAGCAACACAAGAAATTGGTCCCTTTCTCGTGGACGCCAATGAAAATGGACTTAAATTTAATCCATACGCATGGAATAAAg AGGCCAACATGCTGTTTTTAGAATCTCCCGTCGGTGTTGGCTTTTCGTATTCAAACACAACTAGCGATTATCAAAAACTTGACGATGACTTTACAGGCAG AGACGCATTCACTTTTCTTTGCAACTGGTTCGAGAAATTCCCAGAACACAAAGGAAATACGTTCTACATCGCAGGCGAAAGCTACGCAG GAAAATACGTACCAGAGCTAGCAGAGGTCGTGTACGATAACAATAACAAGAACAATGGTTCATCGCTTCACATCAACCTTAAGGGTATTTTG CTTGGGAATCCTGAGACATCAGATGCAGAAGATTGGAGAGGTTGGGTGGATTACGCATGGAGCCATGCGGTTATATCTGATGAGACGCATAGAATCATAACCAGGACTTGCAATTTCAGCAGCGACAATACTTGGAGCGACGATGAGTGCTCCGAAGCCGTAGACGAAGTTCAAAAGCAGTACGACGAGATCGATATCTATAGCCTTTATACATCGGTTTGTGTAGGAGATTCTGCCCGATCCTCTTACTTGGATTCTGCACAATTCAAGACAAATTATCACACCAGCTCCAAGAGGAGG GTTCCACCAAGGCGCTTGGGTGGATATGACCCATGCTTAGACGATTACGCTAGAACATTCTACAATAGAGCAGATGTTCAGAAGTCTCTTCATGCGAGTGATGGAGTTAATCTCAAGGACTGGAGGATTTGCAA CATGGAGATCTTTCATAACTGGACTTATACAAAGCCCTCGGTTTTGCCTATATACGAGAAACTGATCGCCGGGGGATTAAGAATATGGGTTTACAG TGGTGACACAGACGGAAGAGTTCCGGTACTCGCGACAAGGTATAGCTTAAGCGCACTCGAATTACCAATCAAGACAGTTTGGAGGCCTTGGTACCATGAGAAACAG GTAAGTGGATGGCTCCAAGAATACGAAGGTCTAACGTTTGCTACGTTCAGAGGAGCTGGACATGCTGTGCCTTCCTTCAAACCAAGCAGCTCTCTTGCCTTTTTCTCGGCCTTTCTCACCGGAATTCCTCCGCCGCAGTCACG TCTTTCTGCTCCAGCTCCTTGCTCTTGTTTCCGAAGCCGAGCCTAA
- the LOC108863409 gene encoding uncharacterized protein At4g04980-like isoform X1: MSVRMCKAEPANWQASLRSNMTKQDVKRSPVSPSSSNKASKSSLVNQKTLLQPVKGQASLTSSKTKEDVKPSLVSPSSSFNASRSPLMSQKTSLQPVKGKTSLTSNKAKQDVKPSLLSPSSSIKASRSPLVSQETSRRVASSAKEIKDAHKEITKNSSSSKGKRNFILTVELRKKIITFRGIIDLPLLTGHLSITTLVTRTMEDLHELCPDIVDSSRLLDIKHAADTDELLDQFYNALKSIGDSWIDDHEWIIKSKYRKSNSLKKNLSDRLAEKVIAALDGLIKDMNERLNMTEINEESKKVTTPESITPSKSARKQPIRPSNVGDVAISVSNFPRNLRMQALVKLSPIDVKRLSIQKSMCQDEAQSNNGANDNDKESVKEKQKSVTERMEKTEKAKEAILEKQDSVKSCSKGSEKSESVPESLALTTHSVNATLPPPQKLPIAAAKGPAAPPPPPLVAAAPLPPPPGAASLLPPPPPLVAAAPLPPPPGAASLLPPPPLPMAPGKGPGAPAPPPLQMAPGKGPGAPQPPPLPMAPGAPAPPFQMAPGKGPGAPPPPPPLRLGAKKATSKLKRSKQLGELFRFLRGKIEGKDTKTRSGGAGGSKVGTPTGGKQGMAEALAEITKKSAYFQQIEADVEMYMKAINELKTEISSFKSKDMAELQKFHLYIESVLEKLTDETKVLARCEDFPETKLEAIRMAAALYSKLQGMIKVLKNWEIESPAEKLFDRTERYFAKIRKEIDSLEQTKVEEEKKFKKHNIHFDFGLLIQIKELMVDISSGCMELALKEKREAKIASESRQGKQCRIKNKTIGCAKKLWRAFQFAFGVYTFAGGQDERADKITRELGNEIELILDNQ, translated from the exons ATGAGTGTGAGAATGTGTAAAGCTGag CCTGCAAACTGGCAAGCATCACTTAGGAGTAATATGACCAAACAAGATGTAAAACGTTCTCCGGTTTCTCCATCATCCTCGAACAAGGCGTCTAAATCTTCCTTAGTGAACCAAAAAACATTGCTACAGCCTGTAAAAGGGCAAGCATCACTTACAAGTAGTAAGACCAAAGAAGATGTTAAACCCTCTTTGGTTTCTCCATCATCATCGTTCAACGCGTCTAGATCTCCATTAATGAGCCAAAAGACTTCGTTACAGCCTGTCAAAGGGAAGACATCACTTACAAGTAATAAGGCCAAACAAGATGTTAAACCTTCTTTGCTTTCTCCATCATCATCCATCAAGGCCTCTAGATCTCCACTCGTTAGCCAAGAAACTTCAAGACGTGTTGCTTCGTCGGCTAAAGAGATAAAAGATGCTCACAAAGAAATAACCAAGAACTCAAGTTCGAGCAAAGGGAAAAGAAATTTCATTCTTACGGTCGAACTTCGAAAGAAGATTATCACATTTAGGGGCATCATTGACCTTCCTCTTCTCACCGGTCATCTTTCCATAACCACT CTGGTGACGCGTACGATGGAAGATCTCCATGAGCTATGTCCTGATATCGTCGACAGCTCGCGTCTGTTGGATATAAAACATGCTGCAGATACAGATGAG TTGCTTGACCAATTTTACAACGCTTTGAAATCAATTGGAGATTCATGGATAGATGACCATGAATGGATCATCAAATCCAAGTATAGGAAAAGTAATAGCCTTAAGAAGAATCTATCTGATCGACTTG CTGAAAAGGTGATAGCTGCATTAGATGGACTGATAAAGGACATGAATGAGAGGCTCAATATGACAGAGATCAATGAAGAGAGTAAAAAGGTTACTACTCCAGAGAGTATAACACCATCAAAATCAGCCAGGAAGCAACCGATCAGGCCGAGTAATGTTGGAGACGTTGCAATTTCTGTTTCAAACTTCCCAAGAAACTTGAGAATGCAAGCGCTTGTAAAACTGAGTCCTATCGATGTGAAGCGACTCAGTATCCAAAAGAGTATGTGCCAGGATGAAGCTCAGAGCAATAATGGTGCTAATGATAATGATAAAGAGAGTGTAAAGGAGAAGCAGAAGAGTGTAACAGAGAGGATGGAGAAGACGGAAAAAGCAAAAGAAGCAATCCTTGAGAAACAAGATAGTGTTAAAAGCTGCTCAAAGGGCTCAGAGAAGTCTGAATCTGTCCCTGAATCTTTGGCTCTGACTACTCATTCAGTGAATGCTACACTACCGCCCCCACAGAAACTTCCAATAGCTGCTGCAAAAGGACCAGCTGCGCCACCTCCTCCACCTCTAGTGGCGGCAGCACCCCTGCCTCCACCACCAGGGGCTGCATCACTATTgcctccacctccacctctAGTGGCCGCAGCACCCTTGCCTCCACCACCAGGGGCTGCATCACTATTGCCTCCACCTCCACTTCCAATGGCTCCAGGAAAAGGACCAGGCGCACCAGCACCACCACCACTTCAAATGGCTCCAGGAAAAGGACCAGGTGcaccacaaccaccaccacTTCCAATGGCTCCAGGTGCACCAGCACCACCATTTCAAATGGCTCCAGGAAAAGGACCAGGGGCTCCCCCACCACCACCGCCACTTCGCTTGGGAGCCAAGAAAGCAACTAGCAAACTGAAGAGATCAAAACAACTAGGGGAACTCTTCAGATTCCTGAGGGGGAAAATCGAAGGTAAGGATACAAAAACAAGATCCGGTGGCGCTGGAGGAAGCAAAGTCGGGACTCCAACCGGGGGAAAGCAAGGAATGGCTGAAGCTCTTGCTGAGATAacaaagaa GTCAGCTTATTTTCAGCAAATAGAAGCGGATGTGGAGATGTATATGAAAGCTATCAATGAGCTGAAAACAGAGATCTCCAGCTTCAAGAGCAAGGACATGGCAGAGCTTCAGAAGTTCCACCTGTATATAGAATCAGTTCTTGAGAAACTAACAGATGAAACAAAG GTTCTAGCGAGATGTGAAGATTTCCCGGAGACTAAACTTGAAGCGATAAGAATGGCTGCTGCCTTGTACTCCAAGCTTCAGGGTATGATCAAAGTGCTCAAGAACTGGGAGATTGAGTCTCCTGCTGAAAAACTTTTCGATAGGACTGAACGTTACTTTGCAAAG ATCAGAAAAGAGATTGACAGTCTAGAGCAGACCaaagtagaagaagaaaagaagttCAAGAAACATAACATCCATTTCGACTTCGGTTTACTTATTCAGATCAAGGAATTAATGGTTGACATCTCATCAGGCTGCATGGAACTGGCACTAAAG GAGAAGAGAGAAGCAAAGATTGCATCAGAATCACGCCAAGGAAAGCAGTGCAGAATCAAGAACAAGACTATAGGATGCGCAAAAAAGCTGTGGAGGGCATTTCAGTTTGCGTTCGGAGTTTACACATTTGCTGGTGGACAAGACGAGCGAGCTGATAAGATTACCAGAGAGTTGGGTAATGAGATCGAACTCATCCTCGACAACCAATGA